A single window of Candidatus Acidulodesulfobacterium ferriphilum DNA harbors:
- the bioB gene encoding biotin synthase BioB — protein sequence MKDMSFSLTFQIKNLIDNGMELPDDMLLSIYEASGSTLMELFSLALELKEKYAGKKVNFCSIISAKTGICSEDCAFCGQSSLVRKKNKKIKINSLVTESEIVEAAKIAKNNGANEFSIVTSGTSINNKNELNIIANAVKRIKEEVGITPCASLGLMKYEHLLLLKDYGLEVFHHNIETSSNFFPKICSTHSFKDNIETIKSAKKAGLKICSGVIIGMGESRLDRIMMAKEIKNLDIDNIPVNFLNPIQGTPLENAEELTPMECLKTLAMFRFVNPLKNILAQGGREHNLRQLQPLALMAGANGLLLGNYLLTSGRNPSLDIELINDLGLEKAEYAK from the coding sequence ATGAAAGATATGTCTTTTTCACTCACTTTTCAAATAAAAAACTTGATCGATAACGGCATGGAACTGCCTGACGATATGCTTTTGTCCATCTACGAGGCATCAGGTTCAACCCTTATGGAACTTTTTTCTTTAGCGCTTGAACTTAAAGAAAAATATGCTGGAAAAAAGGTTAATTTTTGTTCGATTATTAGCGCAAAAACGGGGATATGTTCGGAAGACTGCGCATTTTGCGGCCAATCTTCATTGGTTCGGAAGAAGAACAAAAAAATAAAAATAAATAGCCTTGTCACCGAATCCGAGATTGTGGAAGCCGCAAAAATTGCCAAAAATAACGGCGCAAATGAATTTTCTATCGTAACAAGCGGAACCTCTATAAATAATAAAAATGAACTTAATATCATTGCCAATGCCGTTAAACGGATTAAAGAAGAGGTCGGCATTACCCCCTGCGCATCTTTAGGGCTTATGAAATACGAACATCTATTATTATTGAAGGACTATGGTCTCGAAGTATTTCATCATAATATCGAAACCAGCAGCAACTTTTTCCCAAAAATCTGTTCCACTCATTCTTTTAAGGACAATATCGAGACTATTAAATCCGCAAAAAAAGCCGGGCTTAAGATATGCTCCGGCGTCATAATCGGAATGGGCGAGTCAAGGCTTGACAGGATAATGATGGCAAAAGAGATAAAAAATCTTGATATCGATAATATTCCAGTTAATTTTTTAAATCCGATTCAGGGTACCCCTCTCGAAAATGCGGAAGAGCTTACCCCGATGGAATGCCTTAAAACTCTCGCAATGTTTAGATTTGTAAACCCCCTAAAAAACATCCTTGCGCAGGGGGGCAGGGAACATAATCTTCGCCAGTTGCAGCCTCTTGCCCTCATGGCGGGTGCAAATGGACTGCTTTTAGGAAATTATCTGCTTACCTCGGGAAGAAACCCCTCCCTTGACATAGAATTAATAAATGATCTGGGGCTTGAAAAGGCGGAGTATGCCAAATAG
- a CDS encoding methyltransferase domain-containing protein yields the protein MGIITNKVNAHKINKKKVKRNFSNAANYDSFTSYHNLTLKMISQTVKNYLNNNVSKSPKHILDIGCGTGQGYFIINEAIPSYKFNYLGLDFAIGLLGGAKQKFSISDNMNNALLICADAESLPLKDKKFDIIFSNMALHWLNNTLHFLKKVKSALKDEGIVILSFLSFGTLRELSECLKDALIERQGTTGNKPCNFKTFDFKLHKFPCLTHTEKEINKSGLKIIDSKVFEYVETADSSLILLKRMNMLGAKNAIDAGKMPHGLLKRILNIYDKYYLNCDDKVYATYKIAYLVLKKN from the coding sequence ATGGGAATAATCACAAATAAAGTAAACGCACACAAAATAAATAAAAAGAAAGTAAAAAGAAATTTCTCAAATGCCGCAAATTACGACAGTTTTACCTCTTATCATAATTTAACCCTTAAAATGATATCCCAAACGGTAAAAAATTATTTAAATAATAATGTATCTAAATCGCCAAAACACATATTAGATATAGGATGCGGGACGGGGCAGGGATATTTTATCATTAATGAAGCTATTCCAAGCTATAAATTTAATTATCTTGGACTTGATTTTGCAATCGGACTCTTAGGCGGGGCAAAACAGAAATTTTCAATTTCGGATAATATGAATAATGCCTTGCTAATTTGCGCCGACGCCGAATCATTGCCGCTAAAAGATAAAAAATTCGACATAATATTTTCTAATATGGCGCTTCACTGGTTAAATAATACCCTGCATTTCTTGAAAAAGGTTAAATCCGCATTAAAGGATGAGGGTATCGTTATATTGTCATTTTTAAGCTTCGGAACGCTAAGGGAGTTGTCCGAATGCCTTAAAGATGCCTTAATTGAACGACAGGGAACGACGGGGAACAAACCCTGCAATTTTAAAACCTTCGATTTTAAACTTCATAAATTTCCATGTCTAACTCATACGGAAAAAGAAATAAATAAATCCGGTTTAAAAATAATAGACTCCAAAGTATTTGAATATGTCGAAACCGCGGATTCTTCTCTGATATTACTAAAAAGAATGAACATGCTCGGAGCCAAAAATGCCATTGACGCCGGAAAAATGCCGCATGGCTTATTGAAGCGGATTTTAAATATCTACGATAAATACTACCTTAATTGTGACGATAAAGTTTATGCTACTTATAAAATTGCTTATTTGGTGCTAAAAAAAAACTAA
- a CDS encoding pyridoxal phosphate-dependent aminotransferase family protein: protein MPILDLISKKLEENRKLGLYRKIPEFDFIGKGAKPCFYFNKNSSPAGDINPQLDYNTGFVNLATNDYLGLSSSERIKNSAKKAIDIYGTSSSSSFLIYGHTLPHRNLEDLLCEFKGGYERCMLYPSGYQANIGTIKALSNIAPLKTFIAFDELSHASIVDGVLGAKVKFKSFKHNDLCHLNNILESQKDKEIKLIITEGVFSMDGDTPDLQGILNIAKKYDAVSVIDDAHATGTIGNKGGGSVDFHGIKPDIIVGTLGKALVSNGAFVLSNRLIIEYLINFSRSFIFSTGIPPSSAATSLEALNIIKENPEIVKTLQNYSEFARNFLKNSGLNILNSTTHIIPVLIGNEENAVKIEKKLLKDGIYLKAVRYPTVAKGSARLRLGINAAIDFANLKNALKNLVKVAEQTWE, encoded by the coding sequence ATGCCTATATTAGATTTGATTTCCAAAAAGCTCGAAGAAAACAGAAAGCTCGGACTTTATAGAAAAATACCAGAGTTCGATTTCATCGGCAAAGGCGCCAAACCTTGTTTCTATTTTAATAAAAATTCAAGCCCGGCCGGGGACATTAACCCCCAATTAGATTATAACACAGGGTTTGTTAATCTTGCAACAAATGACTACCTCGGGCTTTCTTCGAGCGAAAGAATAAAGAACTCGGCTAAAAAAGCTATCGATATCTACGGAACTTCAAGTTCTTCTTCTTTCCTGATATATGGCCATACCCTGCCCCATAGAAATCTTGAGGATTTGCTGTGCGAATTTAAAGGCGGCTATGAAAGATGCATGCTATATCCATCGGGCTATCAGGCTAATATCGGCACTATAAAGGCACTGTCAAATATAGCCCCTCTCAAAACCTTTATAGCTTTCGATGAGTTATCCCATGCATCGATAGTCGATGGAGTTTTAGGCGCCAAGGTTAAATTTAAAAGCTTTAAACATAATGATTTATGCCATTTAAATAATATATTAGAGAGCCAAAAGGATAAAGAAATAAAACTTATTATAACCGAGGGGGTCTTCAGCATGGACGGAGATACCCCCGATTTACAGGGCATCTTAAACATCGCAAAAAAATATGATGCCGTAAGCGTTATAGACGATGCGCACGCAACCGGAACCATAGGAAATAAAGGCGGCGGCAGCGTCGATTTTCACGGGATAAAACCGGACATAATCGTAGGAACGCTTGGTAAGGCATTAGTGTCTAACGGAGCTTTCGTCCTTTCTAACCGTTTGATTATCGAATACTTAATTAATTTTAGCAGATCTTTTATATTTTCGACGGGCATACCCCCGTCATCTGCCGCGACAAGCCTCGAAGCGCTAAATATTATAAAAGAAAATCCAGAAATAGTTAAAACTCTGCAAAACTATTCGGAATTCGCGAGGAATTTTTTAAAAAACTCGGGATTAAATATATTGAATTCTACTACTCATATAATTCCCGTTCTGATCGGGAACGAAGAAAATGCCGTTAAAATAGAAAAAAAACTTTTGAAAGATGGAATCTATCTCAAAGCCGTAAGATACCCCACGGTTGCGAAGGGGAGCGCAAGATTAAGACTGGGTATAAACGCGGCCATTGATTTTGCAAATCTTAAAAATGCATTAAAAAATCTCGTAAAAGTTGCGGAACAAACATGGGAATAA
- a CDS encoding glutamate racemase: MKYNNSPIGIFDSGLGGLTVFKEVRKILPDEDLIYFGDTARVPYGNKSKETVLRYSTEISKFLISKGVKIVVAACNTSSSLALDDLRKGETIPIFGVIEPGAKKAVEVSSGGNIAVIGTSATIKSRAYSRVIYEEINALKRSGEYKFKSNFKVIEKACPLFVPLVEEGFLNEEITKKVINYYLNPVIDENLSCLVFGCTHYPILKDLILEVIGRDIQIIDSGIETAKIVKYFLKENDMLKDEAKNGSELFFVSDDLEKFKELGEKFLGRKIENVSIVNQFL, encoded by the coding sequence ATGAAATACAATAATTCACCTATAGGTATATTTGATTCGGGACTCGGCGGTTTAACGGTTTTTAAAGAGGTAAGAAAGATTTTGCCTGACGAAGATTTAATATATTTTGGGGATACGGCAAGGGTTCCTTACGGTAATAAATCAAAAGAAACGGTTCTCAGATATTCGACGGAAATTTCAAAATTCTTAATAAGCAAGGGGGTTAAAATCGTCGTGGCAGCCTGCAACACATCTTCAAGCCTGGCGTTAGACGATTTGCGAAAAGGAGAAACTATTCCCATATTCGGCGTTATAGAGCCTGGAGCTAAAAAAGCGGTAGAGGTTTCTTCAGGAGGAAATATCGCTGTAATAGGGACATCTGCCACAATTAAAAGCAGGGCATATTCAAGGGTTATATACGAAGAAATTAACGCTTTAAAAAGGAGCGGCGAATATAAGTTTAAAAGTAATTTTAAGGTTATAGAAAAAGCCTGCCCTCTCTTTGTCCCCCTTGTCGAAGAGGGTTTTTTAAATGAAGAGATAACAAAAAAAGTAATAAATTACTATTTAAATCCAGTAATTGACGAAAACCTTTCCTGTCTTGTCTTCGGCTGTACCCATTACCCGATTCTTAAAGATTTAATATTAGAGGTTATAGGCCGGGATATACAAATAATAGATTCTGGAATCGAAACCGCAAAAATAGTTAAATATTTTTTGAAAGAAAACGATATGTTAAAAGATGAGGCAAAAAATGGCAGCGAATTGTTTTTTGTCAGCGACGACCTTGAAAAGTTTAAGGAATTAGGCGAAAAATTTCTAGGCAGGAAGATAGAAAATGTCAGTATAGTTAACCAATTTTTATAA
- a CDS encoding J domain-containing protein, whose protein sequence is MEYKDYYKILGIDKAASSDNIKKAYRKLARKYHPDVNPNDKTAESKFKELQEAYDVLKDEKKRKEYDELGSNYFNFKNAGAGGGPSQGEYYYDYTGGGPSGFNFNTGGAGFNFEDIFSDLFSRSGKKQGPLKGSDLSAAIEISVIESVKGTERIININGEKIKVKIPAGISNGGRIKVSGKGSPGLNGGPSGDLYIEIAVLNDNIFERKGNDIYINKKIKLTEAVLGAKVEVSTIDGKIMLTIPAGTQNGAKFRVPKKGAADISTKKPGDLIVTIQIEVPSNISEKIKKIFTELSKEGI, encoded by the coding sequence ATGGAATACAAAGACTATTATAAAATACTCGGCATAGATAAAGCCGCTTCTTCGGATAATATAAAAAAGGCTTACAGAAAATTGGCAAGGAAATATCATCCCGATGTAAATCCTAACGATAAAACTGCGGAATCGAAATTCAAGGAATTACAGGAAGCTTATGATGTCCTTAAGGATGAAAAAAAACGCAAAGAGTATGATGAATTAGGTTCTAATTATTTTAACTTTAAAAATGCAGGGGCGGGTGGCGGTCCATCGCAAGGGGAATACTACTACGATTATACCGGCGGAGGTCCTTCCGGATTCAATTTTAATACCGGCGGGGCAGGTTTTAATTTCGAAGATATATTCTCCGACCTCTTTAGCAGGTCAGGAAAAAAACAGGGGCCGCTTAAAGGAAGCGACTTGAGCGCCGCGATAGAAATATCCGTTATCGAAAGCGTTAAGGGAACCGAAAGGATAATTAATATCAACGGTGAGAAAATAAAGGTAAAAATACCTGCAGGGATTTCAAACGGCGGAAGAATAAAGGTTTCTGGAAAGGGTTCCCCCGGTTTAAACGGCGGTCCGAGCGGCGACCTTTATATCGAAATTGCCGTTTTAAACGACAACATCTTCGAAAGAAAAGGGAACGACATCTATATCAACAAAAAAATAAAATTAACCGAGGCTGTCCTCGGGGCAAAGGTGGAAGTTTCCACTATTGATGGGAAGATTATGCTGACAATCCCCGCAGGAACTCAAAACGGAGCAAAGTTCCGTGTTCCCAAAAAGGGCGCAGCGGACATTTCGACAAAAAAACCCGGCGATTTAATAGTTACAATACAGATAGAGGTTCCTTCTAATATTTCCGAAAAAATAAAAAAAATATTTACGGAACTTTCGAAAGAGGGAATTTAA
- a CDS encoding peptidoglycan-associated lipoprotein has product MNKKTKIGLSILGLVFGVSAVLSGCAPKVTKTTSSALPPAQKPAVAVAPKVTPKAAQQVPSYAKEYPWLATYNIQANSNNIHFAFDKSILTPLAKMVLKKDAIYLKYNPGEVIQIQGNCDRRGSEAYNLALGWRRANAAKAYLEDLGVAADRLKTISYGKERPLCRAHTRVCYAINRRDHFVAVSK; this is encoded by the coding sequence ATGAACAAAAAAACAAAGATTGGTTTATCAATTCTTGGTTTAGTTTTTGGCGTTTCTGCCGTTCTTTCGGGTTGTGCCCCTAAGGTAACCAAAACTACTTCAAGCGCTTTGCCCCCGGCACAAAAACCTGCCGTTGCCGTTGCGCCCAAAGTTACGCCTAAAGCGGCCCAGCAAGTTCCGTCATACGCCAAAGAGTATCCATGGCTTGCAACCTACAATATTCAGGCAAACTCAAACAATATTCATTTTGCCTTCGATAAATCTATTCTCACTCCGCTTGCCAAGATGGTGCTTAAAAAAGACGCAATCTATCTTAAGTATAACCCAGGTGAAGTTATTCAAATACAGGGCAATTGCGATAGAAGAGGTTCTGAGGCCTATAACCTCGCGCTCGGCTGGAGAAGGGCAAATGCCGCAAAGGCATATCTTGAGGATCTCGGCGTAGCCGCAGACAGGCTTAAGACCATAAGCTACGGTAAAGAAAGACCGTTATGCAGGGCGCATACTAGGGTATGCTATGCCATTAATAGAAGGGATCATTTTGTAGCCGTTTCAAAGTAA
- the ruvX gene encoding Holliday junction resolvase RuvX, producing the protein MIWGLKRRSMPNRKALGIDYGLKRIGLSLSDDTQTIAFPFKYIPNTSLKEIIAELEEIIFNENIGLIVIGMPFGLKGKQTDLSLKINEFVEELYRAQNSGKTENPIPIVIYDERFSTIQAQKSLISQNVKRKKRKEIVDSVASTFILQSYLDKNKKNNKNL; encoded by the coding sequence ATGATCTGGGGCTTGAAAAGGCGGAGTATGCCAAATAGAAAAGCCCTTGGCATCGATTACGGCTTAAAACGGATTGGACTTTCGTTAAGCGATGACACTCAAACAATTGCATTTCCGTTCAAATATATTCCTAACACTTCATTAAAAGAAATAATCGCCGAATTGGAAGAGATTATTTTTAACGAAAATATCGGCTTAATCGTGATAGGGATGCCGTTTGGCCTTAAGGGAAAACAAACCGATTTGTCGTTAAAAATAAATGAATTTGTCGAGGAACTCTACCGCGCCCAAAACTCCGGCAAAACCGAAAACCCAATCCCTATTGTAATTTATGACGAAAGATTTTCAACGATTCAGGCTCAAAAAAGCCTGATCAGCCAAAATGTTAAAAGAAAGAAAAGGAAAGAAATTGTGGATTCCGTGGCTTCCACTTTTATATTGCAATCCTATCTCGATAAAAACAAAAAAAACAATAAAAATTTATAA
- a CDS encoding 5-methyltetrahydrofolate--homocysteine methyltransferase: MIKDFRGELKKRLMLSDGAMGTVLQLKNLLPKGLLPESFNVSEKINYIKDVHKSYFTAGSEIIVANTFGGNRIKLAEYGLSDMLYAVNFNAVKAVKEIAGDRALVAMSLGPTGKFIYPVGDLVFKESVEIYKEQIKAGLDAGADIFQLETMIDLQEVRSAIIAVKELCDKPIIAMMTFDNTFRTILGTTPEVFAIAADSLGADVIGANCSVGPAGIYEILKKMASVTEIPLISKPNAGIPKLIDGKTVFPGKPEDFTVLISELALIGVRVISACCGSNDLFTRALKGEIDTINKSGLPEKGIKKESGLFLTSRTDFVSCGYNHPPIVIGERINPTGKKDFIEELKNGKTNYIRKTALKQVEAGATVLDLNVGVPGTDEINLMKKGIIAVTSVVHTPVSIDSSDPAVLEEALMLYPGKPLINSISGEEKKLAKIMPLIKKYGAGVLILALDDAGIPETAEKRLETAYKVYQRLVDYGIKSYDIIIDFLTLPISAGQEKAMVTIDALSKNKTLLNLPTVLGISNVSFGLPKRSYINSSFLSLCIKEGLSASIINPEDNYLMANFYAINALLGKDYLFKNYINKYSAEARDYAGNSNREKNPDLASGKTVGVQLYDAVVHGEKEHIAHYVEKLLSDGDLPLDIGNKYLIPALEEVGRLFDKNIYFLPQVMESAEAMKIAFSRIKRELPKSGASTGPKILMATVEGDVHDIGKNIVSMLLENNGYEVIDLGRNVKTERIIEEAIKNKVDFVGLSALMTTTVTEMEHVIKELKKHNLKVFSMVGGAVVTDDYAKSINADIYAKNAMEAVEKIKQYLSRPISGNI, translated from the coding sequence ATGATAAAGGATTTTAGAGGCGAATTAAAAAAAAGGTTGATGCTTTCGGATGGGGCTATGGGAACGGTTCTGCAGCTAAAAAACCTGCTTCCCAAAGGCTTGCTTCCCGAAAGTTTTAATGTTTCGGAAAAAATAAATTATATAAAAGATGTTCATAAAAGTTATTTTACGGCGGGAAGCGAAATAATAGTCGCCAATACATTCGGCGGCAATAGAATAAAGCTTGCCGAATACGGCCTGTCGGACATGTTGTATGCCGTAAATTTTAATGCCGTTAAAGCTGTCAAGGAAATTGCGGGTGACAGAGCGCTTGTTGCTATGTCGTTAGGTCCTACCGGAAAATTTATTTATCCCGTAGGAGATCTGGTTTTTAAAGAAAGCGTCGAAATTTACAAGGAGCAGATTAAGGCAGGGTTAGACGCAGGGGCAGACATATTCCAACTCGAAACCATGATAGATTTGCAAGAGGTAAGGAGCGCTATCATTGCGGTTAAGGAGTTATGCGATAAACCGATTATAGCAATGATGACATTCGATAACACCTTCAGGACGATTTTAGGAACCACCCCTGAGGTTTTTGCCATAGCGGCAGACAGCCTCGGAGCAGATGTAATAGGCGCAAACTGTTCCGTAGGCCCTGCGGGAATATACGAGATTTTAAAAAAGATGGCCTCCGTAACTGAAATACCGCTTATTTCTAAGCCAAATGCCGGAATACCGAAATTAATCGACGGAAAAACGGTTTTTCCGGGCAAACCGGAAGATTTTACCGTATTAATTTCGGAGCTTGCGCTAATAGGCGTAAGGGTAATTTCTGCATGCTGCGGAAGTAATGATTTGTTTACCCGTGCGCTTAAAGGCGAGATAGATACGATAAATAAAAGCGGCCTGCCCGAAAAGGGTATAAAGAAAGAATCAGGCCTATTTTTAACATCCAGAACCGATTTTGTATCCTGCGGCTATAATCATCCGCCTATCGTTATAGGCGAAAGAATAAATCCTACCGGTAAAAAAGATTTTATAGAAGAACTTAAAAACGGGAAAACCAATTATATCAGGAAAACTGCGTTAAAACAGGTTGAAGCGGGCGCAACGGTGCTTGACCTTAATGTGGGTGTTCCCGGAACCGATGAAATAAATTTAATGAAAAAAGGGATAATCGCCGTAACGAGTGTTGTGCATACACCTGTTTCTATAGATTCTTCCGATCCGGCCGTTTTAGAAGAAGCTCTTATGCTGTATCCCGGCAAGCCGCTTATAAATTCGATAAGCGGCGAAGAAAAGAAACTTGCGAAGATTATGCCTTTGATTAAAAAATACGGGGCAGGCGTTTTGATTTTAGCCTTAGACGATGCGGGGATTCCGGAGACTGCGGAAAAAAGGCTGGAAACGGCATATAAAGTATATCAAAGACTTGTAGATTACGGCATAAAATCTTATGACATTATCATTGACTTTCTTACCCTTCCGATAAGCGCAGGACAGGAAAAGGCAATGGTAACAATAGACGCGCTTTCAAAAAATAAAACTTTACTAAATCTTCCTACCGTTTTAGGTATCAGCAATGTATCGTTCGGACTTCCAAAAAGGTCATATATTAATTCGTCATTTTTATCGCTGTGCATTAAAGAGGGCTTAAGCGCCTCTATAATAAATCCCGAAGATAACTATTTAATGGCAAATTTTTATGCTATAAATGCCCTCCTGGGGAAAGACTATCTTTTTAAGAACTATATAAACAAGTATTCGGCGGAAGCAAGGGACTATGCCGGCAATAGCAATAGAGAGAAAAATCCTGATTTGGCTTCCGGAAAAACAGTGGGAGTCCAGTTGTATGATGCCGTTGTTCATGGAGAAAAGGAGCATATCGCTCATTATGTCGAAAAACTTCTAAGCGATGGGGATTTGCCGTTAGATATCGGAAATAAATATTTAATACCCGCATTGGAAGAAGTCGGCAGGCTTTTTGATAAAAACATTTATTTTCTTCCTCAGGTTATGGAAAGCGCAGAGGCTATGAAAATAGCCTTTAGCAGAATTAAACGGGAGCTGCCTAAAAGCGGCGCTTCCACAGGGCCTAAAATTTTAATGGCTACGGTTGAGGGCGATGTCCACGATATAGGAAAAAATATAGTATCCATGCTTCTTGAAAATAACGGCTACGAGGTTATAGACCTTGGCAGGAATGTAAAGACCGAAAGGATAATAGAAGAAGCTATAAAAAATAAAGTTGATTTCGTAGGCCTTTCGGCTTTGATGACAACGACCGTTACGGAAATGGAGCATGTTATCAAGGAACTGAAGAAACATAATTTAAAGGTATTTTCAATGGTTGGCGGGGCTGTCGTAACGGATGATTACGCAAAATCGATAAATGCCGATATTTATGCTAAAAATGCAATGGAAGCAGTCGAAAAAATTAAACAATATTTGTCCCGCCCGATAAGCGGGAATATATAA
- a CDS encoding dTDP-4-dehydrorhamnose 3,5-epimerase, translating to MNASFKLSEIKDVVIKDIKKHIDDRGWLAELYREDEIDGSIFPQMAYVSLTMPNVKRGPHEHVYQTDYFCFLGPSDFKIILWDNRKSSSTYLNKMVLFLGENRPAALIVPPGVVHAYKNAGGKNGLVINAANKLYAGKMKKEQVDEIRHENDAGTVFVFD from the coding sequence ATGAATGCTTCTTTTAAATTATCCGAAATTAAAGATGTCGTTATCAAAGATATTAAAAAACATATCGATGACAGGGGCTGGCTTGCCGAACTGTACAGGGAGGACGAGATTGACGGCTCAATCTTTCCTCAGATGGCCTATGTTTCTTTAACCATGCCCAATGTTAAAAGAGGTCCTCATGAACATGTTTATCAAACGGATTATTTTTGTTTTTTAGGTCCTTCCGATTTTAAGATTATATTGTGGGATAATAGAAAAAGCTCATCGACTTATCTCAATAAAATGGTATTATTTCTTGGAGAGAATAGGCCTGCCGCTCTCATCGTTCCTCCCGGCGTTGTTCACGCTTACAAAAATGCAGGCGGGAAAAACGGCTTAGTTATCAATGCAGCGAATAAGCTGTATGCCGGAAAAATGAAAAAAGAACAGGTAGATGAGATAAGGCATGAAAATGATGCCGGTACCGTCTTTGTCTTTGATTAA
- a CDS encoding glutamine amidotransferase — protein sequence MKKAFELTAIDLYPEIMNIYGDRGNVLYFRYRASMYGISLKIENISLEKVLRADNMDIIFMGGGQDAEQALIYDDFIKNKKNILKEALDRHIIMLAVCGSYQLLCDYYKSSAGKIIEGISLFKGYTEAKSPRLTGNIAIKFNDTVAVGFENHGGRTYLEETQKPFGTVLRGFGNNGEDKTEGARTDNFFGTYLHGSFLPKNFVFCDYLIDIALKNRYNISLDEVTSINRIKIDNSFEINARKDIKELSGFISM from the coding sequence ATGAAAAAGGCTTTTGAATTAACGGCAATAGATTTATATCCCGAAATTATGAACATATACGGGGACAGGGGGAATGTTCTTTATTTTAGATACAGGGCGTCCATGTACGGAATCAGCCTGAAAATCGAAAATATTTCATTAGAAAAGGTTTTAAGGGCAGATAATATGGATATTATTTTTATGGGCGGCGGACAGGATGCGGAGCAGGCTTTGATTTACGACGATTTTATAAAAAATAAAAAAAATATATTAAAAGAAGCATTGGACAGGCATATAATAATGCTTGCCGTTTGCGGCAGTTACCAGCTTTTGTGCGATTATTATAAGTCCTCTGCCGGTAAAATTATCGAAGGTATTTCCCTGTTTAAAGGTTATACGGAGGCTAAAAGCCCAAGGCTGACAGGGAATATCGCGATAAAATTTAACGATACGGTTGCGGTCGGTTTCGAAAATCATGGCGGCAGGACATATTTAGAAGAAACCCAAAAACCTTTCGGAACTGTTTTGCGCGGATTCGGTAATAACGGGGAAGATAAAACGGAAGGGGCAAGAACCGATAACTTTTTCGGCACATATTTACATGGAAGTTTTTTACCTAAAAATTTTGTTTTTTGCGACTATTTAATAGATATTGCGCTAAAAAACAGATACAACATTTCGCTTGACGAGGTCACATCAATAAACCGCATTAAAATCGATAACAGTTTTGAAATAAATGCAAGAAAAGATATTAAAGAGTTGAGTGGTTTTATATCTATGTAA
- the queF gene encoding NADPH-dependent 7-cyano-7-deazaguanine reductase QueF: MKDKYLKKRFDVLTEDNIDLDILETMDFEYPASDTSVTVRTKEFTSVCPWTGLPDTAELLITYIPFKKLVEMKSLKYYLLSFRNVGILQEHAVNRIINDLSKLLKPKSMEVEARFESRGGLDTVVKTAYKSKRKQ, translated from the coding sequence ATGAAAGATAAATACTTAAAAAAAAGATTCGATGTTCTGACCGAAGATAATATTGATTTGGATATTTTAGAAACTATGGACTTTGAATACCCCGCAAGCGATACCTCGGTAACCGTAAGAACCAAAGAATTTACCTCGGTTTGTCCGTGGACCGGACTTCCCGATACTGCCGAACTCTTAATTACATATATCCCTTTTAAAAAATTAGTCGAGATGAAATCCCTAAAATACTACCTTTTATCCTTCAGAAATGTCGGAATACTGCAAGAACACGCAGTAAACAGAATTATAAACGATTTAAGTAAATTGCTTAAACCTAAGTCTATGGAGGTCGAAGCAAGATTCGAGTCCAGGGGCGGACTTGATACCGTCGTTAAGACCGCATATAAAAGCAAAAGAAAACAATAG